Proteins co-encoded in one candidate division TA06 bacterium genomic window:
- a CDS encoding HEAT repeat domain-containing protein: MIPASWTIGSTSSIENMRTGCSIVGTIRTGRILVSKQCPISRILSQRRSRMRKCVILGMGLIVCLTSAFASNGLMEEYTHNYLALREADVDSIIKLLESPDSTVRCESVTLIAVAFYKGFPSAQRAVPILIDLLNSDDRISVRENAAGALSRSGDKSGIESLSDLLKDESLPPRLLASVLRGLRIAGVRTTQVIRIASENLRSSHPGLRNESLMILAGSQDKGDMKKLLQEYVYFHEDPDTLLKAIRSYGLTPLYRNRYDELSYLLSANLVIIARQAPEILEPLLSHSNPRFKLDAARAFGSERDQRAIPVLLDILKSGKDWAHRSRAAEILGFYRKRHLGTSEEAVIFTLKEALNDEHLEQGHGGTYRPVVCQAYQTLLMLGVHTEKPEDLKYVPRSLP, translated from the coding sequence ATGATCCCAGCATCGTGGACGATTGGGAGTACCTCGTCTATAGAGAACATGAGAACTGGATGTTCCATCGTTGGGACTATTCGGACTGGGCGAATCCTGGTAAGCAAACAGTGCCCAATTTCTAGAATACTCTCACAAAGGAGGTCAAGAATGAGGAAGTGTGTGATTCTTGGAATGGGGCTCATCGTATGCCTAACCTCAGCTTTCGCATCCAACGGGCTGATGGAAGAATATACTCACAATTATCTGGCCTTGAGGGAGGCCGATGTTGATTCCATCATCAAATTGCTTGAGAGCCCGGATTCAACGGTAAGATGTGAATCTGTGACCCTTATTGCAGTGGCGTTTTACAAGGGCTTTCCATCTGCACAAAGAGCGGTTCCTATTCTGATAGATCTTCTTAATAGTGACGACCGTATTTCTGTGCGTGAAAATGCTGCAGGCGCTTTATCCAGGTCAGGCGACAAGAGTGGGATTGAGTCACTATCAGACTTGTTGAAGGATGAGAGCCTGCCCCCGCGCCTGTTGGCGTCAGTGCTACGAGGCCTGCGGATCGCTGGCGTCCGAACCACCCAGGTTATCAGGATTGCTTCGGAGAATCTCCGTTCATCTCATCCAGGACTGAGGAACGAATCGCTGATGATTTTGGCAGGATCACAAGACAAGGGAGACATGAAAAAACTACTGCAAGAATACGTGTATTTTCACGAGGATCCCGACACTCTGCTGAAGGCGATTCGGTCATATGGTCTGACGCCACTATACAGAAACCGCTACGATGAGTTGTCATATTTATTGTCCGCTAACCTCGTTATCATAGCCCGTCAAGCGCCTGAGATTCTCGAACCACTGCTTAGCCATTCCAACCCTAGGTTCAAATTGGATGCGGCTAGAGCTTTTGGATCTGAACGAGATCAAAGGGCAATTCCTGTTCTTCTAGATATTCTGAAAAGTGGGAAAGACTGGGCCCACAGATCAAGAGCCGCCGAAATTCTCGGTTTTTACCGAAAACGACATCTCGGAACAAGCGAAGAGGCTGTGATATTTACGCTGAAGGAGGCTCTGAACGACGAACACCTTGAACAAGGTCATGGGGGGACGTATAGACCTGTGGTTTGTCAAGCATATCAAACGCTGCTAATGCTCGGAGTGCACACTGAGAAGCCAGAAGACTTGAAATATGTGCCAAGGTCATTACCGTAG
- a CDS encoding T9SS type A sorting domain-containing protein, with the protein MFPRIILTCMLLLCLGGVGHGGTSAPYSTDSELRVTIRNSAPTNMYGVVATVGEAPDWVMFEAKVDTVADSLLPGEARDAVFNFSTEVGESGAFEIEVEVSTGEGIWIERFHVPASSSELPEAPRSTALLEPEPNPFFASTSIRFNLAKDGEVDLTVYDISGRVVNRLVSGVQSVGLYALSWDGQDSDGNKVASGSYFLKLSVGDYSETRKLVLAR; encoded by the coding sequence ATGTTTCCGAGAATAATTCTGACGTGCATGCTTTTGCTATGTCTTGGAGGGGTGGGGCATGGCGGAACTAGCGCCCCATACTCCACGGATAGCGAATTGAGGGTTACTATTCGCAACTCCGCACCAACCAATATGTATGGCGTAGTAGCTACTGTTGGCGAGGCTCCAGACTGGGTAATGTTCGAGGCCAAGGTTGACACTGTTGCCGACAGCCTTCTCCCAGGAGAGGCAAGGGATGCTGTCTTCAACTTCTCCACCGAGGTCGGCGAGTCAGGTGCATTTGAGATTGAAGTAGAAGTCTCAACCGGCGAAGGCATCTGGATCGAACGCTTTCATGTTCCCGCAAGTTCCAGTGAATTGCCGGAAGCCCCTAGGTCTACTGCTCTATTAGAACCGGAGCCCAACCCGTTTTTCGCCTCGACTTCAATTCGCTTCAATCTGGCAAAAGATGGAGAGGTAGACCTCACAGTCTATGATATCTCGGGGAGGGTAGTAAACAGGCTGGTCTCAGGAGTCCAATCTGTCGGCTTGTATGCGTTGAGCTGGGATGGTCAAGACTCAGATGGGAATAAGGTTGCAAGCGGCTCATACTTCTTGAAGCTGAGCGTTGG